In Hirundo rustica isolate bHirRus1 chromosome 4, bHirRus1.pri.v3, whole genome shotgun sequence, a genomic segment contains:
- the GOLT1B gene encoding vesicle transport protein GOT1B — translation MISLSDTQKIGMGLTGFGVFFLFFGMILFFDKALLAIGNVLFVAGLSFVIGLERTFRFFFQKHKMKATGFFLGGVLIVLIGWPLIGMILEIYGFFLLFRGFFPVVVGFIRRVPVLGYLLNLPGISSLVDKVGESNNMV, via the exons ATGATCTCCCTGTCCGACACGCAGA aGATTGGAATGGGCCTAACAGGCTTTGgagtgtttttcctcttctttggaATGATACTCTTCTTTGACAAAGCTCTTTTGGCTATTGGAAAT GTTTTATTTGTGGCCGGCTTGTCTTTTGTTATCGGTTTAGAAAGAACATTTAGATTCTTCTTtcaaaaacacaaaatgaaagcaaCGGGCTTCTTCCTGGGTGGGGTGCTCATAGTTCTCATTGGTTGGCCTTTAATAGGAATGATCCTTGAAATTTATGGGTTCTTCCTATTGTTCAG GGGGTTCTTTCCTGTGGTGGTTGGCTTTATTAGAAGAGTTCCAGTTCTTGGATATCTCTTGAATTTACCTGGTATTAGCTCG CTTGTAGATAAAGTTGGAGAAAGCAACAACATGGTATAA